A region from the Dendropsophus ebraccatus isolate aDenEbr1 chromosome 1, aDenEbr1.pat, whole genome shotgun sequence genome encodes:
- the LOC138796467 gene encoding tetratricopeptide repeat protein 39A-like isoform X2: protein MDALNLFLNNRFNESLDLLQQRANDSMYHSLIYGTILEMQAMMTFEHDDIINAGQVMKRAQDICQRFRKKTSLISKSGSELFTEVEAHAEVCFAECLLQRAALIFLQDENMINFIKGGMKVRNSYLIYRDLNNFMQSNGFQKGDSHIHLQGGVSLGIGAFNLTLSLFPPRILRILEFAGFSGDKDYGLTQLHEGATSYNLRSLLCTMLLLCYYTFLSFILGIGEEDITEADSLLQPYLSRFPKSAIFLFFAGRIEEIKGNIDQAIHWFEDGCSAQQSWKQFHHMCYWELMWCFAYKGMWKVAYFYADLLSKENRWSKAMYVYMKAAFLSMLPADEPRPFGESEVELFRIVPSLKQKIAGKSPPTEKYAIRKARRYQAKDPSSLPVPALEMMYLWNGFSVLGKDAQLTDGALNTLCEAENRLLQEPDNEYRDDDRCTILLLKGLCLKHRGGLTQAEQCFTHIYESEKKIKYDHHLVPNSLLELSLLYMQQRRGEDAIPLLRRAKNNYKNYSMESRTLFRIHAALSKLKAADSEENSTDGASPS from the exons ATGGACGCCCTGAATCTGTTTCTGAACAACCGCTTCAATGAAAGTCTCGACCTCCTACAGCAAAG GGCTAATGACAGTATGTACCACAGTCTCATATATGGCACCATCTTGGAAATGCAGGCTATGATGACATTTgaacatgatgacatcatcaacgcTGGACAGGTGATGAAGCGGGCACAAGATATATGCCAAAG GTTCCGGAAGAAAACTTCCCTCATCAGTAAATCTGGATCCGAATTGTTTACAGAAG TTGAGGCACATGCTGAAGTTTGTTTTGCTGAGTGTTTATTACAGCGTGCGGCTCTGATCTTCCTGCAG GATGAGAATATGATAAATTTTATTAAAGGCGGGATGAAGGTTCGGAATAGTTACCTCATCTACAG AGATTTGAATAACTTCATGCAGTCTAATGGCTTCCAAAAGGGCGATTCACACATCCACCTCCAGGGCGGCGTCTCACTGGGTATCGGAGCTTTTAATCTG ACGTTGTCTCTCTTCCCTCCGCGGATCTTGAGGATTCTGGAATTTGCCGGCTTCTCTGGAGATAAG gACTATGGTCTGACCCAGCTCCATGAAGGGGCCACATCCTATAACCTGCGCTCTCTGCTGTGCACCATGCTTCTCCTGTGCTACTACACCTTCCTGAGCTTCATCCTGG GAATCGGTGAGGAAGACATCACAGAGGCCGATTCCCTTCTTCAGCCCTATCTCAGCCGATTTCCGAAG AGCGCCATCTTCTTGTTTTTTGCTGGAAGGATTGAGGAAATTAAAGGAAACATTGATCAA GCCATCCACTGGTTTGAGGATGGTTGTTCGGCCCAGCAGTCCTGGAAGCAGTTTCACCATATGTGTTACTGGGAGTTGATGTGGTGTTTTGCCTACAAGGGGATGTGGAAGGTGGCGTACTTCTATGCGGATCTCCTGAGCAAGGAAAATCGTTGGTCAAAG gccatgtatgtgtatatgaagGCGGCCTTTCTCAGCATGCTCCCTGCCGACGAGCCTCGGCCTTTTGGAGAGAGTGAAGTAGAGTTGTTCAG aattGTTCCCTCATTAAAACAGAAAATAGCAGGAAAATCTCCCCCTACAGAAAAGTACGCCATTCGGAAGGCGAGGAGATACCAGGCCAAGGATCCTTCCAGCTTACCTGTCCCTGCACTG GAGATGATGTACTTGTGGAATGGATTCTCGGTGCTCGGTAAGGACGCCCAGCTGACAGATGGAGCCCTGAATACACTTTGTGAGGCCGAGAACCGTCTTCTTCAGGAGCCAG ACAATGAATATCGGGACGATGACCGCTGCACCATTTTACTGCTAAAAGGTCTGTGTCTGAAGCATCGGGGGGGCCTGACACAAGCCGAACAATGCTTCACCCATATCTACGAGAG TGAGAAGAAAATAAAGTATGATCACCATTTAGTACCCAACTCCTTGCTGGAGCTGAGTCTCCTTTACATGCAGCAACGCAGAGGAGAAGACGCCATACCTCTCTTACGACGTGCCAA aAACAATTATAAGAATTACTCCATGGAATCACGCACCCTGTTCAGGATTCACGCTGCACTCTCCAAGCTTAAAGCCGCGGACTCAGAGGAGAACAGCACAGACGGAGCCAGTCCCTCCTGA
- the LOC138796467 gene encoding tetratricopeptide repeat protein 39A-like isoform X1 yields MSREQDPPGRSNLDLSRDLSDCMDALNLFLNNRFNESLDLLQQRANDSMYHSLIYGTILEMQAMMTFEHDDIINAGQVMKRAQDICQRFRKKTSLISKSGSELFTEVEAHAEVCFAECLLQRAALIFLQDENMINFIKGGMKVRNSYLIYRDLNNFMQSNGFQKGDSHIHLQGGVSLGIGAFNLTLSLFPPRILRILEFAGFSGDKDYGLTQLHEGATSYNLRSLLCTMLLLCYYTFLSFILGIGEEDITEADSLLQPYLSRFPKSAIFLFFAGRIEEIKGNIDQAIHWFEDGCSAQQSWKQFHHMCYWELMWCFAYKGMWKVAYFYADLLSKENRWSKAMYVYMKAAFLSMLPADEPRPFGESEVELFRIVPSLKQKIAGKSPPTEKYAIRKARRYQAKDPSSLPVPALEMMYLWNGFSVLGKDAQLTDGALNTLCEAENRLLQEPDNEYRDDDRCTILLLKGLCLKHRGGLTQAEQCFTHIYESEKKIKYDHHLVPNSLLELSLLYMQQRRGEDAIPLLRRAKNNYKNYSMESRTLFRIHAALSKLKAADSEENSTDGASPS; encoded by the exons ATGAGCAGGGAGCAGGATCCTCCGGGCAG GTCTAACCTGGACCTGTCCCGGGATCTCAGTGATTGTATGGACGCCCTGAATCTGTTTCTGAACAACCGCTTCAATGAAAGTCTCGACCTCCTACAGCAAAG GGCTAATGACAGTATGTACCACAGTCTCATATATGGCACCATCTTGGAAATGCAGGCTATGATGACATTTgaacatgatgacatcatcaacgcTGGACAGGTGATGAAGCGGGCACAAGATATATGCCAAAG GTTCCGGAAGAAAACTTCCCTCATCAGTAAATCTGGATCCGAATTGTTTACAGAAG TTGAGGCACATGCTGAAGTTTGTTTTGCTGAGTGTTTATTACAGCGTGCGGCTCTGATCTTCCTGCAG GATGAGAATATGATAAATTTTATTAAAGGCGGGATGAAGGTTCGGAATAGTTACCTCATCTACAG AGATTTGAATAACTTCATGCAGTCTAATGGCTTCCAAAAGGGCGATTCACACATCCACCTCCAGGGCGGCGTCTCACTGGGTATCGGAGCTTTTAATCTG ACGTTGTCTCTCTTCCCTCCGCGGATCTTGAGGATTCTGGAATTTGCCGGCTTCTCTGGAGATAAG gACTATGGTCTGACCCAGCTCCATGAAGGGGCCACATCCTATAACCTGCGCTCTCTGCTGTGCACCATGCTTCTCCTGTGCTACTACACCTTCCTGAGCTTCATCCTGG GAATCGGTGAGGAAGACATCACAGAGGCCGATTCCCTTCTTCAGCCCTATCTCAGCCGATTTCCGAAG AGCGCCATCTTCTTGTTTTTTGCTGGAAGGATTGAGGAAATTAAAGGAAACATTGATCAA GCCATCCACTGGTTTGAGGATGGTTGTTCGGCCCAGCAGTCCTGGAAGCAGTTTCACCATATGTGTTACTGGGAGTTGATGTGGTGTTTTGCCTACAAGGGGATGTGGAAGGTGGCGTACTTCTATGCGGATCTCCTGAGCAAGGAAAATCGTTGGTCAAAG gccatgtatgtgtatatgaagGCGGCCTTTCTCAGCATGCTCCCTGCCGACGAGCCTCGGCCTTTTGGAGAGAGTGAAGTAGAGTTGTTCAG aattGTTCCCTCATTAAAACAGAAAATAGCAGGAAAATCTCCCCCTACAGAAAAGTACGCCATTCGGAAGGCGAGGAGATACCAGGCCAAGGATCCTTCCAGCTTACCTGTCCCTGCACTG GAGATGATGTACTTGTGGAATGGATTCTCGGTGCTCGGTAAGGACGCCCAGCTGACAGATGGAGCCCTGAATACACTTTGTGAGGCCGAGAACCGTCTTCTTCAGGAGCCAG ACAATGAATATCGGGACGATGACCGCTGCACCATTTTACTGCTAAAAGGTCTGTGTCTGAAGCATCGGGGGGGCCTGACACAAGCCGAACAATGCTTCACCCATATCTACGAGAG TGAGAAGAAAATAAAGTATGATCACCATTTAGTACCCAACTCCTTGCTGGAGCTGAGTCTCCTTTACATGCAGCAACGCAGAGGAGAAGACGCCATACCTCTCTTACGACGTGCCAA aAACAATTATAAGAATTACTCCATGGAATCACGCACCCTGTTCAGGATTCACGCTGCACTCTCCAAGCTTAAAGCCGCGGACTCAGAGGAGAACAGCACAGACGGAGCCAGTCCCTCCTGA